In Streptomyces violaceusniger Tu 4113, one DNA window encodes the following:
- a CDS encoding helix-turn-helix domain-containing protein: MAGNLQRLRGERGLTLAALAARSGVAKGTISELERGRGNPTIETLFALAYALEATLADLVEEEQAPAIEVVRAAERPPITGRPLDARLLHRSRHPDMTVETYELFLHPGADHRAKAHRPGTREHMYVISGEVDTGPPEAPIRLEPGDYASFPADTSHVYRSRTDSRALLIMTVPKSALPH, encoded by the coding sequence GTGGCTGGCAATCTGCAGCGGCTTCGGGGCGAGCGGGGGCTGACTCTGGCGGCCTTGGCCGCCCGGTCCGGGGTGGCCAAGGGAACTATCAGTGAACTGGAGCGGGGGCGCGGCAACCCCACTATCGAGACCCTGTTCGCCCTCGCCTACGCGCTGGAGGCGACCCTGGCCGACCTGGTCGAGGAGGAGCAGGCCCCCGCCATCGAGGTAGTCCGAGCCGCCGAGCGGCCACCCATCACGGGGCGACCGCTGGACGCCCGCTTGCTGCACCGCTCCCGCCATCCCGACATGACCGTCGAGACCTACGAACTGTTCCTCCACCCCGGAGCCGACCACCGTGCGAAGGCGCACCGCCCCGGCACCCGCGAACACATGTACGTGATCAGCGGCGAGGTCGACACCGGCCCCCCGGAGGCGCCCATCCGTCTGGAGCCCGGCGACTACGCCAGTTTCCCAGCCGACACTTCGCATGTGTATCGCAGCCGCACCGACTCTCGTGCCCTACTCATCATGACGGTCCCGAAATCCGCCCTGCCTCATTGA